The DNA segment GCACAACCTGAACATCGCCCACTGGATCCCGGACGAGTTCATGCGCCGGGTGGAGGCCGACGCCGACTGGTCGCTGTTCTCGCCGTCGGACGCCCCGGAGCTGGTGGACCTGTGGGGCGACGAGTTCGACGCCGCCTACCGCAGGCTGGAGGCCGAGGGCCGGGCGCTCAAGCAGATCCCCGCCCGGGTGCTGTACTCCCGGATGATGCGCACCCTGGCGCAGACCGGCAACGGCTGGATGACGTTCAAGGACGCCGCCAACCGCACCGCCAACCAGACCGCCGAGCGCGGCCAGGTCGTGCACTCCTCGAACCTGTGCACCGAGATCCTGGAGGTCACCAACGACGGGGAGACCGCGGTCTGCAACCTGGGGTCGGTCAACCTGGCCGCCCACCTCGGTGCCGACGGCGAGATGGACTGGGAGAAGCTGGACGCCACCGTCCGTACCGCCGTCACCTTCCTCGACCGCGTCGTGGACATCAACTTCTACCCGACCGAGCAGGCCGGGGCCTCCAACTCCCGCTGGCGCCCGGTCGGTCTGGGCCTGATGGGCCTGCAGGACGTCTTCTTCCGGCTGCGGCTGCCCTTCGACTCGCCCGAGGCGCGGGAGCTGTCGACCCGGATCTCCGAGCGGATCATGCTCGCCGCGTACGAGGCGTCGGCGGACCTGGCCGAGCGGCACGGCCCGCACCCGGCCTGGTCGGCGACCCGCACCGCCCGCGGGGTGCTGCACCCGGACCACTACCCGAACGCCGAGCCCCGCTGGGCCGACCGCTGGGCGGCGCTGCGCACCCGGATCGCCACCACCGGCATGCGCAACTCCCTGCTGCTGGCGATCGCGCCGACCGCGACCATCGCCTCCATCGCCGGCGTGTACGAGTGCATCGAGCCGCAGGTCTCCAACCTCTTCAAGCGCGAGACGCTCTCCGGCGAGTTCCTCCAGGTCAACGCCTATCTGATCGAGGAGCTCAAGGCGCTGGGGCTGTGGGACGCGCGGACCCGCGACGCCCTGCGCGAGGCCAACGGCTCGGTGCAGGACGCCGCGTGGATCCCCGAGGAGATCCGGGCGCTCTACCGCACGGCCTGGGAGATCCCGCAGCGCGCCCTGATCGACATGGCCGCGGCCCGTACGCCCTATCTCGACCAGAGCCAGTCGCTGAACCTCTTCATGGCGTCGCCGACCATCGGCAAGCTCAGCTCGATGTACGCCTACGCCTGGAAGCGCGGCATCAAGACGACGTACTACCTGCGGTCGCGGCCGGCGACCCGGATCGCCCAGTCGGCCCGCGGCGCCGCGGCCGCCGCCCCCGCCCCCGTCCCGCAGCAGGCCACCGACCCCGAGGCGGTCGCCTGCTCCCTGGAAAACCCCGAGTCCTGCGAGGCATGCCAGTAATGACTACCGAGAACGACACCGCGGCAGCCGCGCACACCGCCACCACCGGCGAGAAGAACCTGCTCGACCCGGGCTTCGAGCTGACGCTGCGCCCCATGCGGTACCCGGAGTTCTACGACCGCTACCGCGACGCGATCAAGAACACCTGGACCGTGGAGGAGGTCGACCTCCACTCCGACGTCGCCGACCTCGCCAAGCTCTCGCCGGGCGAGCAGCACATGATCGGCCGGCTGGTGGCGTTCTTCGCGACCGGCGACTCGATCGTCTCCAACAACCTGGTGCTGACGCTCTACAAGCACATCAACTCCCCCGAGGCGCGGCTCTACCTGAGCCGGCAGCTCTTCGAGGAGGCCGTGCACGTCCAGTTCTATCTGACGCTGCTGGACACCTACCTCCCCGACCCGGACGACCGTGCCGCGGCCTTCGCGGCCGTGGAGAACATCCCGTCCATCCGGGAGAAGGCCCAGTTCTGCTTCCGGTGGATGGACTCGGTCGAGAAGATCGACCGGCTGGAGTCCAAGGCGGACCGGCGCCGCTTCCTGCTGAACCTGATCTGCTTCGCGGCCTGCATCGAGGGGCTGTTCTTCTACGGCGCCTTCGCGTACGTGTACTGGTTCCGCTCGCGGGGCCTGCTGCACGGCCTGGCCACCGGCACCAACTGGGTGTTCCGCGACGAGTCCATGCACATGGAGTTCGCGTTCTCGGTGGTGGACACCGTCCGCGAGGAGGAGCCCGACCTCTTCGACGACAAGCTGGAGCAGCAGGTCACGGACATGCTCAAGGAGGCCGTCGAGGCGGAGCTGCAGTTCGGCCGCGACCTGTGCGGTGACGGCCTGCCGGGCATGAACACCGACTCGATGCGCGAGTACCTGCAGTGCGTCGCCGACCAGCGGCTGCAGCGGCTCGGCTTCGCGCCGGTCTACGGCTCGGAGAACCCGTTCTCCTTCATGGAGCTGCAGAACGTCCAGGAGCTGACCAACTTCTTCGAGCGCCGGGCGTCCGCCTACCAGGTCGCCGTGGAGGGTTCGGTCTCCTTCGACGACGACTTCTAGAAGACGCGCCGCGACGCCCCTTCGTCCTCGCCGCCCGCTTTTTGTGAGCGTTCTGTTACCTCGGCAACCGGAGCCGGGCCCGCCACATCTACTCGGGCATGAAGGGCACGAAGGGGCGTCGTCGGTTCATCGACTATCCGCGTCAGGGACGCAGCGGCCTGCGCCGTTGGCTGCCGTCATGGAGACAGTGGCTGAGCGCCGTCGCGCTCTGCCTGGGCGGCCTGGCGGGGCTGTTCGCCGTGGTCTACGCGAAGATCGATGTGCCGGACGAGAACGAACTGGCCGGCCAGGAGGGCACCGTCTACTACTGGGCGGACGGCAGCCAGATGGTGAGCGTGGGCGCCGTCAACCGGCAGAACGTCACCCTCGACAAGGTGCCCGACTCCGTCGAGAACTCCGTGATCGCCGCGGAGAACGCCACCTTCTACAGCGACGCCGGCGTCTCCCTCCAGGGCATCGGCCGCGCGCTGGTCAACATGGTCTCCGGCCAGGAGACCCAGGGCGGCTCCACCATCACCCAGCAGTATGTGAAGAACACCTACCTCTCGCAGGACCAGACGGTCACCCGCAAGGTGAAGGAATTCATCATCTCGCTGAAGGTGAGCAACCAGAAGTCCAAGCAGGAGATCCTGCGCGGCTACCTCAACACCAGCTGGTTCGGCCGCGGTTCCTACGGCATCCAGGCCGCCGCGCACGCCTACTACGGCATCGACGCCAAGGACCTCGACCCCAGCCAGGGCGCCCTGCTGGCCGCCCTGCTGAAGGGCTCGGAGCAGTACGACCCGGGGCTGAGCGAGGCCAATCACCGGCGGGCCGTGGCCCGGTGGAAGTGGATCCTCGACCGGCAGGTCGACACCGGGAAGATGAGCGAAAAGGAGCGGGCGAAGTACCGCACCTTCCCCGAGCCCCGGGGCCTGTCCAAGCCCACCAGCCAGGCCGGCCAGACCGGCTATCTCGTCGATGTCGCCAACAAGTTCATCAAGGCGGACACCGGCCTGACCGACAAGGACCTGGCCCGCGGCGGGTACCGCATCCACACCACCTTCGACAAGCAGCGCACCCAGCGGCTGGAGAAGGCCGTGCGGGACGTCCGCCGGGACACCCTCGACGCGAAGCGCCGCGCGGCCGACAACTATGTGGAGGTCGGCGCGGCCTCCGTGCGCCCCAAGGACGGGGCGATCGTCGCGCTCTACGGCGGCGCGGACGCCACCCGGCACTTCAGCAACAACGCGGACACCTCCGCGGTCCCGGCCGGGTCGGCCTTCAAGCCGTTCGTGCTGGCGGCCGCGCTCCAGCGCCCTGACGGCGCGACCGCGGAGCCCCCTCAGCAGGCGGCCGACGCGAAGAGCGGCGCGGACGACCTGGGCGGGGCGCTGATGAAGGCCGAGAGCCAGCCGTTCGTCCGGGCCGGTCAGCGCATCGGGCTGGAGCGCATCCGGGACCTGGCGGTGTCGGCGGGGCTGCGCAAGGAGAGCATGGCCCGCCTGGAGCAGACCTTCCCGCTGGGCACCTCGGCCCCCAGCGCGATACGGATGGCGAGCGCCTACACCACCTTCGCCAACGGCGGGCTGCACAGCGACCCGTACGCGGTGTCCGGGATGACCCACCACGGCAGCATCGTCCCCGGCTTCGACCGCCCCGAGCCCGTGCAGGTCCTCGACGCCGGGGTCGCCCAGCAGGTGTCCAGCTCCCTGGAGGTGGTCGGCTGGCGCACCCTGGGGATGCCGGGCGGCACGCCGTTCCAGCGTCCGGTCGCGGCCGGCCGCACGGAGCCGGGCGACCGGATGAAGTCCGCGTGGTTCATCGGCAGCGCGCCGGCCCCCGGACCCGACCTGGGTGCCGCGGCGGGCGCCGGGGCGGGCAGCGCGGTGCGCCCCGACCGGGTGCCCGGGGCCGCCGACGGGAACGAGCCGACCACCGCCGTGACCATGTTCCGCAACAAGCCGGGAGCGCCCGACCTGCTGCCGATGCAGGGCGTCGGCGGTTCCGGCACCGGGCTGGGGACCAGCATCCCGCCGAAGATCTGGCGGGCCTACCAGCAGGGATCGTGACGCGGGGCGCCCGGCTCCGGCCGGGCGCCCGACCGCGGCTCAGTCGTTGGCGACGACGGGGTAGCGCGGCTCCAGCTCGGCCATCTGCTTCAGGGCGTCCTTGCGGTCCCGCTTGCTGAGCCGGTCGATGTAGAGGTAGCCGTTGAGGTGGTCGGTCTCGTGCTGCAGGCAGCGCGCGAAGTAGCCGGTGCCCTCGATCGCGATCGGCTCGCCCTGGGCGTTCTGCCCGCGGACCACGGCGTAGTCGGGGCGGGCCAGCGAGGCGTAGGCGCCGGGCACGGACAGGCAGCCCTCGTTGGAGTCGTCCAGGATCCGGCGCTCGGCCGGCAGCTCGTCCAGCACCGGGTTGCAGATCGCGCCGACGTGCCGCACGCCCTGGTCGTCCGGGCAGTCGTAGACGAAGACCTTCCGGTCCACCCCGATCTGGTTCGCGGCCAGGCCCACGCCCTCGGCGGTGCGCTGGCTGGCGAACATGTCGTCGATGAGCCGGCCGAGCTCGTCGTCGAACTCCGTGACGTCCTTGCACTCCTTGTGGAGCACGGGGTTGCCGACGACCGTGATCGGCCGCGAGGTGCCGCGCTCCCGATGGGCGGTCTCCCGCTCCTCCGCGTCCGTGACGTCGTCGATGAATGCTTCGTCCACGCGCTGGTCACCGTCTTGATCAAACACAGGCTGCTGGGCCATCTCCGCCGTACGCCTTCCTGAAAACCCTGGGTAGTCGCCCTACAGCCTACGGGGGTGCGCCCCGGCGGCTCAGCAGACCTCTTCGAGATCCCGCCACTCACGGGTGTCCGGGCTGTCCGCGACCCAGCCGTCCAGCAGGCCGCGGACCAGGGCGGACGGCGCCGCGATGCCGCATTCGCGCTCCGGCACCCACAGCGAGCCCGAGCCCGCCGTGCGGTGGCCCAGCGGCCCGGGGTGGCCCGGTTCACTGTGGTCGTGCGGGTCCAGGTGCTCGCCGTCGCCCTCGTCGCTGGGCATCCGGCTCTCCGAGCAGGTACGGCACAGCAGCCGGACCGACGACGACCAGTCCTCGGCGGCGTAGCCCGCGTCGGCGGCCAGCCGCTCCAGGGCGTCCCGGTCGGCCTCGGTGGCGGCTTCCAGGAGCACCACCCATGTGGGGACCGGGGAGGGCGCCCACAGCTCGATCTCGTCGAAGACCGGATACGCCCGGGTGGTCCCGTCGGGGCCGGCCGCGATGGTCCGCTCGCCGTGCGGGACGCCGTCGTGCAGCACCACCTCGCCCCAGCGCCGCCCGGAGGACGGCAGCGGGATCGACAGCACCTCGATCCGGGCCGGGTCCAGCCGGCGGCCCCAGACCACCTCGGCCTCGCCCTCCGGGGAGAGGCGGACGGCGGCGCTGCCCAGGTTCATGCCGAGGGGTTCACCGGACGGCGAGCCGTCGCCGGGGACCTTGAGGCCGTATGCCTGCCAGGCCCGGCGGGCCAGCGGCCAGTCCTGCAGGGCGGTGGCGGCGATGCCGACGTTCCACCAGTCGGGCGCCCCGGCCTCGCGGTCCAGCAGCGCGACCGCGCGCAGCCCGGCGGCCCTGGCCTGCTCCCAGTCGTGCCGGAACTTGTGCAGCAGCGCGAGGTTGAACCAGGACTCCGACAGCCACGGCTCCATGTCCGCGGCGCGCGTCAGCAGCGCTCCCGCGTCCTCGTAACGGCCGTCGCCGATCAGCGTGAAAGCGCGGTCGGTCGCCTGACGCCACGAGGCGGAGGGCCGATGCCGTACCTTGCCGAAGATCCTCACGATTCCCGCCTGCTGGTTGCTCTTGATGCCGCTGAGGTGGGGTCCCGAGCGGCGTCCGGGGCCTTGGGGGCCCACTCGACAACCTGCCACAGATTGCCGCCGGGCTCAGCCCGGTTTGCCGGTCCCCCTGCGGCTCCTTGCCCTTCGCCGACCCCCTGAACCCCCTGAAAGGGGCTTCCTTCGCATCCAACCATGCCCATCTCGAAGGGCGCTCATTACCCATGGGTTCCATGACATCGGACGCCCGGCGCGGGCCCAACGGCCGCGATACGGGGGCGTGAGCGGGGCGTACGGCGCCGCGGGGCGGGCGGTGACCGGCCCCGGCCCGCTTCCCGCCCTACCGGGGCCTCCGGTGCGGGGCGGCGTACGCCGGAAGGCCGGGCACCGCCCGGCCCCCGTCACCGCGGCAGTCGCGCATCTCACACCGCCCGGCCGCCGCACGCCAGGACCCGGGCCAGCGCCTCGACGACCCGGGGCTCGTGGTCGCGCGCGGTGGCCAGCCGCAGCCGCTCCAGGGCGCGCAGCGAACCGCCGGGCCCCGCCGACTCCCCCGCCAGATCGTCGTAGGCGTTGACCGTGCGCACGATGCGCGCCGTGACCGGCTGGTCCCGGTACGGGTCGGCCTGCCGCTCGACGATCACCGCGACCTCGGCGGGGACCCCGGTCTGCCGGACCACCGCGCCGCCCAGCAGCGCGATCCGGCGCTGCCGGTCGGGCGGCAGCGGCGCGGTGGCGCCGGCCGGTACCGGGTCCAGCAGCGAGAGCTGGCCGATGTCGTGCATCAGCGCGGCGTATTCGAGCACGTCCAGGTCCGGTTCGTTCAGCCCGAGTTCGCGGCCCACGGCGCGGCTGAGCGCGGCCACCCGGCGGGCGTGGCCGTGCGGGGTGTAGCCGGCGATCTCGGTGGAGCGGGCCAGCGAGGCGATGGTCTGGCGGTAGGTGGTGCGCACGGCGGCGAACCGGCGGAAGGCGAACTGGGTCAGCAGCAGCGGCAGGCAGCAGACCGGCAGCGCCCACAGCCCGGCGACCGCGGTGGCC comes from the Streptomyces angustmyceticus genome and includes:
- a CDS encoding ribonucleoside-diphosphate reductase subunit alpha translates to MTIAPTEPASNAEVVPPAVATPPGPADGGPGEDGPGVALLRTLTELTEDLTATDPGKVAAAALRGRHAGSDEAELRSLAIDAAAGLIGDEPQYSKLAARLLTLAIAQEAAGQGAVSFSASVAVGHREGLIADETAEFVRAHAARLDALVDRALADGADDRFGYFGLRTLHSRYLLRHPTTRQVVETPQHFLLRVACGLAEDHSERALDDVAELYRLTSSLSYLPSSPTLFNSGTRHPQMSSCYLLDSPLDELDSIYDRYHQVARLSKHAGGIGLSYSRIRARGSLIRGTNGHSNGIVPFLRTLDASVAAVNQGGRRKGAACVYLETWHADIEEFLELRDNTGEEARRTHNLNIAHWIPDEFMRRVEADADWSLFSPSDAPELVDLWGDEFDAAYRRLEAEGRALKQIPARVLYSRMMRTLAQTGNGWMTFKDAANRTANQTAERGQVVHSSNLCTEILEVTNDGETAVCNLGSVNLAAHLGADGEMDWEKLDATVRTAVTFLDRVVDINFYPTEQAGASNSRWRPVGLGLMGLQDVFFRLRLPFDSPEARELSTRISERIMLAAYEASADLAERHGPHPAWSATRTARGVLHPDHYPNAEPRWADRWAALRTRIATTGMRNSLLLAIAPTATIASIAGVYECIEPQVSNLFKRETLSGEFLQVNAYLIEELKALGLWDARTRDALREANGSVQDAAWIPEEIRALYRTAWEIPQRALIDMAAARTPYLDQSQSLNLFMASPTIGKLSSMYAYAWKRGIKTTYYLRSRPATRIAQSARGAAAAAPAPVPQQATDPEAVACSLENPESCEACQ
- a CDS encoding ribonucleotide-diphosphate reductase subunit beta, producing MTTENDTAAAAHTATTGEKNLLDPGFELTLRPMRYPEFYDRYRDAIKNTWTVEEVDLHSDVADLAKLSPGEQHMIGRLVAFFATGDSIVSNNLVLTLYKHINSPEARLYLSRQLFEEAVHVQFYLTLLDTYLPDPDDRAAAFAAVENIPSIREKAQFCFRWMDSVEKIDRLESKADRRRFLLNLICFAACIEGLFFYGAFAYVYWFRSRGLLHGLATGTNWVFRDESMHMEFAFSVVDTVREEEPDLFDDKLEQQVTDMLKEAVEAELQFGRDLCGDGLPGMNTDSMREYLQCVADQRLQRLGFAPVYGSENPFSFMELQNVQELTNFFERRASAYQVAVEGSVSFDDDF
- a CDS encoding transglycosylase domain-containing protein: MKGTKGRRRFIDYPRQGRSGLRRWLPSWRQWLSAVALCLGGLAGLFAVVYAKIDVPDENELAGQEGTVYYWADGSQMVSVGAVNRQNVTLDKVPDSVENSVIAAENATFYSDAGVSLQGIGRALVNMVSGQETQGGSTITQQYVKNTYLSQDQTVTRKVKEFIISLKVSNQKSKQEILRGYLNTSWFGRGSYGIQAAAHAYYGIDAKDLDPSQGALLAALLKGSEQYDPGLSEANHRRAVARWKWILDRQVDTGKMSEKERAKYRTFPEPRGLSKPTSQAGQTGYLVDVANKFIKADTGLTDKDLARGGYRIHTTFDKQRTQRLEKAVRDVRRDTLDAKRRAADNYVEVGAASVRPKDGAIVALYGGADATRHFSNNADTSAVPAGSAFKPFVLAAALQRPDGATAEPPQQAADAKSGADDLGGALMKAESQPFVRAGQRIGLERIRDLAVSAGLRKESMARLEQTFPLGTSAPSAIRMASAYTTFANGGLHSDPYAVSGMTHHGSIVPGFDRPEPVQVLDAGVAQQVSSSLEVVGWRTLGMPGGTPFQRPVAAGRTEPGDRMKSAWFIGSAPAPGPDLGAAAGAGAGSAVRPDRVPGAADGNEPTTAVTMFRNKPGAPDLLPMQGVGGSGTGLGTSIPPKIWRAYQQGS
- the def gene encoding peptide deformylase — protein: MAQQPVFDQDGDQRVDEAFIDDVTDAEERETAHRERGTSRPITVVGNPVLHKECKDVTEFDDELGRLIDDMFASQRTAEGVGLAANQIGVDRKVFVYDCPDDQGVRHVGAICNPVLDELPAERRILDDSNEGCLSVPGAYASLARPDYAVVRGQNAQGEPIAIEGTGYFARCLQHETDHLNGYLYIDRLSKRDRKDALKQMAELEPRYPVVAND
- a CDS encoding tetratricopeptide repeat protein, translating into MRIFGKVRHRPSASWRQATDRAFTLIGDGRYEDAGALLTRAADMEPWLSESWFNLALLHKFRHDWEQARAAGLRAVALLDREAGAPDWWNVGIAATALQDWPLARRAWQAYGLKVPGDGSPSGEPLGMNLGSAAVRLSPEGEAEVVWGRRLDPARIEVLSIPLPSSGRRWGEVVLHDGVPHGERTIAAGPDGTTRAYPVFDEIELWAPSPVPTWVVLLEAATEADRDALERLAADAGYAAEDWSSSVRLLCRTCSESRMPSDEGDGEHLDPHDHSEPGHPGPLGHRTAGSGSLWVPERECGIAAPSALVRGLLDGWVADSPDTREWRDLEEVC